The Bacteroidales bacterium genome segment TGTTGTTGCCAGGCTTATTTTGCCCTTTTCGACCATTTGCATAATCAGTACAGTGGTAAACATTTTTGAGATGGATCCGATCCTGTAATGCGTTTTGATATCGGATGGCAGTTTCTCCGGTGATGTTTCACGATAGCCAAATGATTTGGCATACAAAACATTTCCATCGGTAAGTACGGCTACACTTCCCATGGATTGGTTCCTTTCTGACAACAGGTTCAGGAGACTGTCTTCGTGGGCACTAATGAAGCGCTGTCCATTTGTTATACTACTAAAAAGAAGTATGAAAGATAATATCAGGAAATTCGTTTTCATAGGATGAAATTAATGGTTTTTAATTATGACGACGGGGATAGTAATTTTACAGCAATAGGACATCTAAATTTAACTTTAAGTTACACAGTTCAATTACAATTTGTACTTTTAATCGGTTATATTTTCAACATGTACCAGAAAGACTATATCCTCCGCATGATTGAAATGTTGGGTGAATTGCTGAGAGCCATGTTTGGAATGATCAAAAAGCGGCAGTTCACACAGGCTGAGGAATCTATCGGAGAAGCCTATCTTACCATGCTCCGGAAGGACTCCGCTTTTTTCCAGGAAATACCGGCTGATAAACTCACCAAAACATTGCTTGAAGACCATAATTATACCCATCAACACCTTGAAATCCTCGCAGAACTGATGTATGCGGAAGCCGAACTGAATTACGCCAGGAACAAAATATCTGACAGCCTGCCATTCTATCAGAAATCGCTTGTATTATTTGAGTTTGTTGATGATGCATACCGCACCTGGTCGGAAGACCGGATAAAGAAGATTAATAAAATCAGGGAAAGGTTATTTGAGGGGAGAGGTGAGATGGGAGACGGGGAGACGGGGAAGAAGGGGAGACGGGGAGACTGGGTGAAGGGGTGAAGGGGTGAATGGGAGACCTGATATTGGATGCTGGATACGGATGCTGGATACTGGATGCTGGATGCTGGATACTGGATACTTGATACTGGATGCTGGATACTAGATACTGGATGCTGGAGATCGGTCCCTAGAGTCCCTAATGTCCCTATCGTCGCTAACGTCCCTGAAAAATATCGAACAAGGTACACCGATTTAAGATTTAAGAAGTTTTCCTAACAGACTACAGACTACAGACTACAGCCTAACAGACTAAATATCAATATGAAAAACCTTCTCATCATCCTTCTAACGTTAACCCTGATTATCTCGTGCAGTAAACCCTTTACAGGAAAACCCTTCGAAAATAAAATACAGTCCATTCCGGGCAGGATTCAGTGCGAATTTTATGATACCGGGGGAGAGGGCATAAGCTATCACGATACGGATAGTGTGAATAACGGCAGTGGCAGGCTGAACCCGGCAAACGGCAGTTTTTACAATGAATTCAGGATGAATGAAGGCGTTGATATTTCCTACACAAAAACAAACGGCACGGATGATAATCCTTACAATGATGTGATGCCCGAAATGAACCAGCTTTACGTCGGATGGACTGAACCCGGCGAATGGATTTGCTACAGCGTGGATGTGAATAAGGCAGGGAAATATAAGATCGGGTTGATGTTTACCTCAAACCGGGGCGGCGAAATTGAAGTGGTGAATGAACGGCAGGAAAGCACAGGCGCCATGAAAGTTCCATCTACCTATAAGGATGCAGATACAGTGGCCTGGAGGCAATGGCATCACTGGAACAAACTAGACAGCCTGGGTTCAATAACTCTCAAAAAGGGAAAGCAGGTAATCACGCTGAAAACAATGGCCAGCGGCAACATGAATTATGATTATCTTGAATTCGTTCCTGTGAAGTGAGTAAGGAGTAAAGAGTAAGGAGTAAGGAGTAAGGAGTAAAGACCTGTCAGAGTCGGGTTATGGGTTACTTCTTTTGGCCATTTGCTCCTTTAACCAGGAGATTGCAGCATTCTCTTCAGTGAAAAGACGAGTAGGAACCTTAGGCTTATTGAATTTCAGGAATATATTGGCAAAATAACTTGTGAATTTTGAATCCATGAGGATGGCTGTTCCCGCTACATGAGGCCTGTATTGGGCCGCAGCGTATTCACGTGTTTTTGAATCAACAAACAACATATCGCGGATGTCGATGAGGTTTGCGCACAGGCACTCGCCGCACCATGTATCTCCCACAACAGTCATTTTTTGAACCGTGTCGAGATCAAGTGTGCATTTATTTACTGCAATATACCGGTAGATCTTGTCATCGCCTTCAATGACGCGTATTTTATCGTTTACAAGGGTTTCTCTCATGGCCGATTTTAATTGGCGTGAAGGTAAAAAAAAATTTATATCAACAATTATATAATCAATTGTTTATATCTATTTGCCTTAAGCCCAAACACCTCCGCATTTTTTTATTTATTTTACCCTGACTATTAATTTAATACTTTACCCAAATGGCTAATACGAATAATAAAAAGGCCCCCAAAAACACGGGGTTGTTGTCAAAGGCAAAAAAACTCATAGATAAAGCTGATGACATTCTTGATGATTCCGTAGATAAGGTAAAAAAAAGCCAGACATTTAAAAAGGCTACAAAGGCAGTAAAGAAAGCCGAGAAATATGTAGAGAATACAATTGACGATCTGAAGAAGAAAGCTAAGGCAAAACCGGCAGCCAAAAAAGCAGCACCCAAAAAGGCAGCTCCTAAAAAAGCCACAGCAAAGAAAGCTGCTCCAAAGAAAGCTGCAGCTAAAAAAGCCGCTCCGAAGAAGGCAGCTCCAAAGAAAGCCGCAGCTAAAAAAGCTGCTCCCAAAAAAGCCGCTGCAAAAAAACCGGCAGTAAAAAAAGCAGCACCTAAAAAAGCCGCTCCCAAGAAGGCTGCAGTTAAAAAGGCTGCTCCTGCAAAGAAGGCTGCCCCGGCTAAAAAACCTGCCGCTAAACCTGCCCGTCCTGCAAAAGGATAATATTTGTTTTAAAGATTCGCAGAACGCCATTTATCACGTCACATCCCGACTGGATGTGACGTGATTTGTTGCGTTTGTAGGTCATTGATGACACCGAATACCGACCACCGATTACCGATTACCGACCCCCAATTACCGACTGCTGATTCCCTGTTGCCGGATTTGAACTATATTTGTTTAAGGTTGTTCCGAAAAGCAAAAACAAATTATGGAAAAAAGAAAACTCGGGTCATCAGGTGTTGAAGTTTCAGCGGTTACTTTTGGTGCATGGGCAATTGGCGGCTGGATGTGGGGTGGTGCCGACCGCAGGGACGCATTGGATGCAATAAGGGTTTCCATTGACCACGGAGTGACGTCAATCGATACTGCACCTGCCTATGGACAGGGTTTAAGCGAAGAAATTGTCGGCGAAGCCATCAGGGGCATTGACCGTTCCAACATACAGATTCTTACCAAATTCGGGTTGCGTTGGGATACAACTGAAGGAGAGTTCTTCTTTAAAAGCACGGATAACCAGGGCAGGCCGATCAACATGCATAAGTTTGCATCCGCCGAATCTGTGATCCGTGAATGTGAAGAATGCCTGACCCGACTGAAAACCGATTATATTGACCTGTTCCAGATCCATTGGCCTGATAACACCACACCGGTATCCGAAACCATGAAAGCCCTGGACAAGCTTCTGGCCGCCGGTAAAATCAGGGCTGCCGGTGTCTGCAATTATTCTCCCGCGCAGATGGAAGAAGCTGCAAAAACAATTAACCTGGCTTCCAACCAGGTCCCTTATAGCATGGTATACAGGGATATTGAAAAGGATCTCGTTCCTTACTCAATCAAAAATAGTAAAGCCATTATTGTTTATAGTCCCTTACAACGTGGTCTCCTTACCGGCAAAATTAAACCGGGACATCATTTTAATGAAGGCGATACAAGGAAAGGCAACCAGTTTTATACCGATGACAGCATCAATCGTGTGAATGCCTTTCTTCAAAAGATAAAACCGCTGGCCGAAAGCAAAAACGCAACGCTTACACAACTGGTTATCCGTTGGACGCTTGAACAGCCCGGAATTACAGTGGCGCTTGTAGGTGCCCGCAATAGCGCCCAGGCGATTGAAAACGCCGGCGCTGCCGGGGTTACTTTAAGTGCTGAAGAAGTGAAGTTTATTACTTCGGAGCTTGAGAAGATGTGAGAGGAGACTGGGAGAGGGGGAGAAGGGGAGAAGGGGAGAATGGGTGACTAGTCCCATGGGTCTCATTCGTCCCATAGGTCCCAGACCATTAGACCAGAGACTGACCAACAGACTAACAGACTAACAGACTAAATACCAAAAAACATGA includes the following:
- a CDS encoding aldo/keto reductase translates to MEKRKLGSSGVEVSAVTFGAWAIGGWMWGGADRRDALDAIRVSIDHGVTSIDTAPAYGQGLSEEIVGEAIRGIDRSNIQILTKFGLRWDTTEGEFFFKSTDNQGRPINMHKFASAESVIRECEECLTRLKTDYIDLFQIHWPDNTTPVSETMKALDKLLAAGKIRAAGVCNYSPAQMEEAAKTINLASNQVPYSMVYRDIEKDLVPYSIKNSKAIIVYSPLQRGLLTGKIKPGHHFNEGDTRKGNQFYTDDSINRVNAFLQKIKPLAESKNATLTQLVIRWTLEQPGITVALVGARNSAQAIENAGAAGVTLSAEEVKFITSELEKM
- a CDS encoding carbohydrate-binding protein, with the translated sequence MKNLLIILLTLTLIISCSKPFTGKPFENKIQSIPGRIQCEFYDTGGEGISYHDTDSVNNGSGRLNPANGSFYNEFRMNEGVDISYTKTNGTDDNPYNDVMPEMNQLYVGWTEPGEWICYSVDVNKAGKYKIGLMFTSNRGGEIEVVNERQESTGAMKVPSTYKDADTVAWRQWHHWNKLDSLGSITLKKGKQVITLKTMASGNMNYDYLEFVPVK